The genomic segment GTCTTAGATTATTAGCATACATTCATACTAATACGTACTCCCTCTTTTCCTCTGAGATAGCACCATTTGACCAAAAACTGTAAGCTTTTTGAGTCAATTGGTGCTAATTCAAAGGGACGGATCATTTAAGACTAGTGGGTCCAACAAGAAGAATAAAATGAAGTAATGAAACGCGTGAATGAAATATGGATGAGAATTGGCGAGAGTCTTAGATCATTTCCTAATTAAGTGTAACAAAATCAATGAAAAGAATTAGACCAGATAGAGACTAGCATTGGCAGCCAATATAGAAAATCAAGTAATGCAACCAATGGAGAACTAGTCAACCAACTATGTAGTTGAGTGTTATTTAAATATGTCCAGCTTCATCCGGGAGATATTAAAAGAGAGTAAAAGTGAACAGTTGAAAATACATCAACTTTGAACTTATCTCAACATGTTAGAACTTGTAGTTACAAAAAGACCAGGccaaaatatattaaaactaTAGTTAGGAAATATGGTTTCGGTCGTGGTATCACACATGGAAAAAAATTGTGATGCTTTTGCGGAAATGATTGTAGTGTtacaaaaaatgataataacGGAATAATAATGCAACTTGCAGCCCATGCAGTGTGAATTATTGAAAAAACATCACATAAAGGGTGTTTTGAATTTATAATAGCAATTTGTTGTTGAACTATTATTATTACGCAATAATATGTTCATAGCTATTATACTTGCACTATATGAGGTACTTTTAGTGAATagttaattaacttaaatagtTTATGTTAATTGAATtacatgttaattattttgttaaacagctaaaattatgagtaactataaaatctataataatTAACGAATATTAATGGAATTTTAACTGgagaaaacaaataatattgtaACGGTAAAATATTGTTGTAATGGTGAAATAATGGGCATTACACGTTAATTAACGGTCAAAACATGACTGTCAAAACTTATGGACCATTATATAATGAGATTTAACATCACATCAACTCTCAAGCCCTCAAACAGGTTATACGGCGTTTTACAGGTAGCGCTTCTCATGAGGAGTGGTGTCACACATCTCTCTTTGCGAGGCTCTGTCTATTTGGGGGTTTATTTGACTACGTGCATTCCTCTTTGTCCTCTCTTCGGAGGGGGTGCAGGTATGACATGTTCCTTACCTTTCGATCCCCCAGACCTTACTTTGTGCGGGGATACTGAGTTGATGACTATGATTGTGACTATCAACTCTCCAACATGTCATATAACGGGCATTACGAAATGTAATGAGAATTTTTATTCCATGGAAAAATGGATTTTATGGTCATTCTGTCCTATATTTCAATGGTGGTAAACTCAAAAATCTTGAGATATGGCTACGATATGTAGATCCAGCCTTATTTTTGCACAATGATTAAAACGTAAACTTAAAGGCAGTAAAATAAGTATACCTTAGATTCTTCTCTTTTAAAATATCTTTCAACTAAAAACATACAAGATAAAAATATTGGCATCAATTTCTAAGTAAAGGAAAGATGAACAACAAAACACGATCCATTTCTATATCAACAACCAGAACAGAATGACCAAACAGGTAAACCTCCAAATGTCATCAAACAGACAAAGTAAACAAATGAAAGTTACCTATAAAGCTTCAAAAAATCACTTGGAAGTCCCTATAACATTCAGTTACCAGAAATTAGTGGCATGCCTTCAATAGACCATGAAGTGCAGGAGCTACAGTCAAAAAAGGCTGTCTCTGTATTACAAGGACTATTATACTCCTTCACCACAAACTCACTGTCTAAACATTTTGATCCTGTTGGCTTGGACAAATGGGGAGATCTGATTACTTCAAGTAGGACAGCGACTTCTCTCATTGTGGGCCGCAATTTTCCATTCATATTCAGGCATTGCCTTGCAAGGTTAGCAACTACTATTAACTCATCTTTCTTGGCCTCTTCAGAAATCCGAGGGTCCAAATTATCAAACAGACAAGAATTTTCCATTTGAAAGAGGAATTCAGTAGCCAAGCTCATCCACCCACCAGATGTAGTGGGGAAAACCGGTTTTTTCCCTGTTAAGAGTTCGACAAGAACTACTCCAAAactataaacatcacttttttcAGTAAACTGATTTGATTGAAAATACTCGGGATCCAAATAACCATATGTACCTTGAACACATGTCGTAACATGTGTTTGCTCAATGGTAATAGCCCTCGAAGTTCCAAAGTCTGAAACTTTTGCCCTGTATTTGTCATCTAAAAGTATATTGGAGGACTTAATGTCTCTATGATATATTGGagcagaagaagaagaatgtaGATATGTTAGAGCACTAGCTGATTCGGAGGCAATTTGTAAGCGCATTTTCCAAGTAATATGAAAATCTTCATTTGGGTCATGAAGATGTTGGTACAATGTTCCATTTACGATGAACTCATAAACAAGCAATGGAACTTCTGTCTCTAAACAACATCCCAGTAATTTGACCACACTCCGGTGATTGACAAGAGAAAGAATAACCAATTCATTGATAAATTGTTCCAACTGGTTCTTGTCTACCACTTTAGACTTCTTAATGGCAACAATGCTTCCATCCACTAACATTCCTTTGTAGACAGTACCTTGTCCTCCTTGGCCAAGTATTCTGTCTTCACTAAAATTGTTCGTCCCTTTCTCCAACTCGCTGAGAGTAAAAATTGTAGTTTTATCTACAACACCATCTCTAGAAGATATTTGCTGCTGCAATAGTAAACCACCATTTCTCTTAAAGTATTTAGCTTTTTGCTTAACTGCTTTTATCCTTTTTCCAAATCTGTAAAGCCAATAACAACCTAGGAGTAAAATCACGGATCCTGTGCTTATGCTGAATCCTGAAATAAGTACCTTATACATATTAACATCGAGAAAGGCTTTTGAGTGTGACCAGGTGACAGTTTGAGcaattccatttttattttcagtGAGCAAATTGTGCAAATTCTAGTAACTTTTAAAGTACTTACCAAGAATAGATGACAGTTTAAGCAAATGATGCTTCTCACAAAAATAATAAGCAACTCCAGAATCTGTATGATTTAAAGCACAACCATGTTTACACTTCTGGCATTCTTTCACCACTACAACAATACAGAATTAATCAACTTTTTTGTTCTGAAGAAGAACAATTGGTTATAAAGAACACATAAAATGTTACTTGGGAACTTACATTGGCATCCATTTGGAAGATAAGGGTTTCCTTTATAGCCGTGGTAGTCCGAACACGAACAGCTTTGAGAGCCGCCTTGGTAGTCATCACAATAAAAAGTCTCAGATGGTGCAATATCAGCAGTTCTCCATTCTAATACCGTTGGAAATAATTCAGAACTTGAGATATTCCCAGAGAAATTAATCAGGGAGCGAATATCGACCAAGCCTGCAGCCACATTGCATGTCTGGGAACTCGACACAATCTCATAAAAATCAAGACCAGTTGATCTTTCTATATATTCATCAGTTGGAGATGACAGGAGGGTAGCCTGGCAGCATTCAACCCCAAAACAGTTGCTACTTTTTGTCATAGAAGTATCATTCATGCACATTGAAGCACATCCAGTCACAATATCCCCATCCCTATTCTTCAATACAGCATTAACACCACAACCGCTCACTGCAAAAACATTGAACCATCTTGAAAAGCGATACGGACTATTTTGGAGGTCAACCAGCTCAGCAGCATCACCACCATGACTTCTACATCTATTTTGAAGGATGTTCCCCACTAAAAGAATTTGCTCAGATGCCTCCTCATCACTAAGTGCGTATCCTTTTGAATTTCTGCCAGACCAATTTATGTCCAATATCTCAAGATTAAAATGATACAAGAATGGTTTAGGGGGAGAAAAAGAAGTGTTACAAATGATTGCATAGGATTCATTATAATAGCAGCCAGCACCAATCCCAAAGGGATATGGAATCCTGACATTACCACAATGATCTGAGCAATTAGGCTTTGCAATAGGTGAAGTTCTCTTCAAGGAGGATGAAGAAACAGTTAGCTGTGATAGTGATTGCAGCTTCAACAACAGCAAAAACAGtgatattatcatttttttatgtttgtattGCATAAAATTATTCCTTATACTTATAAAATGATGGTTGGTCCAACTCCAAATTAAGCACGTATGTAAAGATATTATTTTCCAAAGACTACTATCTGAGTGTTTCTACATTCATTGAGAGCTATAgtcaactaatttttattaaaaagaatTGACTCGAAAATGTTGGCAACTTTTCCAAGTCATTTCTCCTCCCCTTCAACCACCCTATCATCAGCGAATCCAGAAAAATTTATTACCTGGGCCACTATTATATGACCTCTCATTTGGCCTGGTGTAATTAGCTGGAAACGCCTTTGTCAAAGTGCATAGAAAGTCGTGGGTTCAAACACTGAACATCATTttaacatattattttatttttcatgacCCGGGCCATGGCCATACCAGCCTGGGTCTAAATACGCCCCTGCCTATCATTTTCATCAACTCCTACAAAATCTATAATTAGTAGGACCCAAAGAGAAAAACAGGTCACTTGAAACACGCAATCACTGACCTTTATAATGATCTTTCTCAGCAGCTTCATACTCTCACATTAACAACGTAATGCCAGTTCACTGTTTTAgacttttctaaaaatagctaTCACTTAAAATGATAACATATTAACATGGCTGATGTGGTTTCAAAACGACAGATTAGTTGCTGTAGTCTAAGTCTAAGAGAGAACATTTACAATAGAAAAATTGATAAGTGACTTGGTGGTAAGAGCACAATTGTTTTTTTAGTACATGG from the Amaranthus tricolor cultivar Red isolate AtriRed21 chromosome 12, ASM2621246v1, whole genome shotgun sequence genome contains:
- the LOC130796960 gene encoding wall-associated receptor kinase-like 8 isoform X2, producing the protein MQYKHKKMIISLFLLLLKLQSLSQLTVSSSSLKRTSPIAKPNCSDHCGNVRIPYPFGIGAGCYYNESYAIICNTSFSPPKPFLYHFNLEILDINWSGRNSKGYALSDEEASEQILLVGNILQNRCRSHGGDAAELVDLQNSPYRFSRWFNVFAVSGCGVNAVLKNRDGDIVTGCASMCMNDTSMTKSSNCFGVECCQATLLSSPTDEYIERSTGLDFYEIVSSSQTCNVAAGLVDIRSLINFSGNISSSELFPTVLEWRTADIAPSETFYCDDYQGGSQSCSCSDYHGYKGNPYLPNGCQYSGVAYYFCEKHHLLKLSSILGFSISTGSVILLLGCYWLYRFGKRIKAVKQKAKYFKRNGGLLLQQQISSRDGVVDKTTIFTLSELEKGTNNFSEDRILGQGGQGTVYKGMLVDGSIVAIKKSKVVDKNQLEQFINELVILSLVNHRSVVKLLGCCLETEVPLLVYEFIVNGTLYQHLHDPNEDFHITWKMRLQIASESASALTYLHSSSSAPIYHRDIKSSNILLDDKYRAKVSDFGTSRAITIEQTHVTTCVQGTYGYLDPEYFQSNQFTEKSDVYSFGVVLVELLTGKKPVFPTTSGGWMSLATEFLFQMENSCLFDNLDPRISEEAKKDELIVVANLARQCLNMNGKLRPTMREVAVLLEVIRSPHLSKPTGSKCLDSEFVVKEYNSPCNTETAFFDCSSCTSWSIEGMPLISGN
- the LOC130796960 gene encoding wall-associated receptor kinase-like 10 isoform X3; this encodes MCMNDTSMTKSSNCFGVECCQATLLSSPTDEYIERSTGLDFYEIVSSSQTCNVAAGLVDIRSLINFSGNISSSELFPTVLEWRTADIAPSETFYCDDYQGGSQSCSCSDYHGYKGNPYLPNGCQLVKECQKCKHGCALNHTDSGVAYYFCEKHHLLKLSSILGFSISTGSVILLLGCYWLYRFGKRIKAVKQKAKYFKRNGGLLLQQQISSRDGVVDKTTIFTLSELEKGTNNFSEDRILGQGGQGTVYKGMLVDGSIVAIKKSKVVDKNQLEQFINELVILSLVNHRSVVKLLGCCLETEVPLLVYEFIVNGTLYQHLHDPNEDFHITWKMRLQIASESASALTYLHSSSSAPIYHRDIKSSNILLDDKYRAKVSDFGTSRAITIEQTHVTTCVQGTYGYLDPEYFQSNQFTEKSDVYSFGVVLVELLTGKKPVFPTTSGGWMSLATEFLFQMENSCLFDNLDPRISEEAKKDELIVVANLARQCLNMNGKLRPTMREVAVLLEVIRSPHLSKPTGSKCLDSEFVVKEYNSPCNTETAFFDCSSCTSWSIEGMPLISGN
- the LOC130796960 gene encoding wall-associated receptor kinase-like 8 isoform X1, with the protein product MQYKHKKMIISLFLLLLKLQSLSQLTVSSSSLKRTSPIAKPNCSDHCGNVRIPYPFGIGAGCYYNESYAIICNTSFSPPKPFLYHFNLEILDINWSGRNSKGYALSDEEASEQILLVGNILQNRCRSHGGDAAELVDLQNSPYRFSRWFNVFAVSGCGVNAVLKNRDGDIVTGCASMCMNDTSMTKSSNCFGVECCQATLLSSPTDEYIERSTGLDFYEIVSSSQTCNVAAGLVDIRSLINFSGNISSSELFPTVLEWRTADIAPSETFYCDDYQGGSQSCSCSDYHGYKGNPYLPNGCQLVKECQKCKHGCALNHTDSGVAYYFCEKHHLLKLSSILGFSISTGSVILLLGCYWLYRFGKRIKAVKQKAKYFKRNGGLLLQQQISSRDGVVDKTTIFTLSELEKGTNNFSEDRILGQGGQGTVYKGMLVDGSIVAIKKSKVVDKNQLEQFINELVILSLVNHRSVVKLLGCCLETEVPLLVYEFIVNGTLYQHLHDPNEDFHITWKMRLQIASESASALTYLHSSSSAPIYHRDIKSSNILLDDKYRAKVSDFGTSRAITIEQTHVTTCVQGTYGYLDPEYFQSNQFTEKSDVYSFGVVLVELLTGKKPVFPTTSGGWMSLATEFLFQMENSCLFDNLDPRISEEAKKDELIVVANLARQCLNMNGKLRPTMREVAVLLEVIRSPHLSKPTGSKCLDSEFVVKEYNSPCNTETAFFDCSSCTSWSIEGMPLISGN